A region of Arabidopsis thaliana chromosome 5, partial sequence DNA encodes the following proteins:
- the SHI gene encoding Lateral root primordium (LRP) protein-like protein (SHORT INTERNODES (SHI); CONTAINS InterPro DOMAIN/s: Lateral Root Primordium type 1, C-terminal (InterPro:IPR006511), Zinc finger, Lateral Root Primordium type 1 (InterPro:IPR006510), Protein of unknown function DUF702 (InterPro:IPR007818); BEST Arabidopsis thaliana protein match is: Lateral root primordium (LRP) protein-related (TAIR:AT3G51060.1); Has 1807 Blast hits to 1807 proteins in 277 species: Archae - 0; Bacteria - 0; Metazoa - 736; Fungi - 347; Plants - 385; Viruses - 0; Other Eukaryotes - 339 (source: NCBI BLink).), whose translation MAGFFSLGHGGGGNTPDNHRTNTNNPSSSGTESWLWCRNPNSNADGGEAGPSYKGTLELWQHPNNQEIIFQQQQQQQQRLDLYTSAAGLGVGPSNRSLIETSGGALMMMRSGSGSGGPSCQDCGNQSKKDCSHMRCRTCCKSRGLDCPTHVKSTWVPAAKRRERQQQLSTGQQPQQLGGSVPKRQRERIPARSTSMAYTRIPSNNTSGLEVGNFPPEVSSSAVFRCVRVSSVDDEEEEYAYKTAVSIGGHVFKGVLYDQGPAERSSSGGGSQPLNLITAGPSASSSSPNVSCNNGVVGSTSDHYIDPASLNYPTPINTFMTGTHFFSNSRS comes from the exons ATGGCAGGATTTTTCTCGTTAGGACACGGCGGAGGAGGAAACACTCCAGACAACCACAGAACAAACACTAATAATCCTTCTTCATCGGGAACAGAATCTTGGCTTTGGTGCagaaaccctaactctaacGCTGACGGTGGAGAAGCTGGTCCTTCTTACAAAGGAACCCTTGAGCTATGGCAACACccaaacaatcaagaaatcATTTtccagcagcagcagcaacagcaacaaaGGCTGGATCTTTACACTTCCGCTGCGGGTTTAGGTGTTGGACCGAGCAACCGGAGCTTAATTGAAACTTCCGGCGGTgcgttgatgatgatgagaagcgGTAGCGGTAGCGGCGGACCAAGCTGCCAGGATTGTGGGAATCAATCTAAGAAAGACTGCTCTCACATGAGATGTAGGACTTGCTGCAAGAGCCGTGGCCTTGACTGTCCCACTCACGTGAAGAGCACGTGGGTTCCTGCCGCTAAACGCCGAGAACGCCAGCAGCAGCTTTCTACCGGTCAGCAACCGCAGCAACTGGGAGGGAGCGTCCCTAAACGACAGAGAGAGCGTATCCCGGCGAGATCGACTTCCATGGCCTACACTCGTATACCTTCTAACAACACTTCAG GGTTGGAGGTTGGGAATTTTCCGCCGGAAGTTAGCTCGTCGGCAGTTTTTCGGTGCGTGCGTGTGAGTTCCgtagatgatgaagaagaagagtatgCATATAAAACAGCTGTGAGTATAGGCGGTCACGTCTTCAAAGGTGTTCTCTACGATCAAGGCCCGGCCGAGAGAAGCTCCTCGGGCGGTGGATCTCAGCCGTTGAATCTCATAACCGCAGGCCCATCGGCCTCATCATCAAGCCCAAACGTGAGCTGCAACAATGGAGTCGTTGGCTCCACTTCAGATCATTATATCGATCCTGCCTCACTTAATTATCCTACTCCCATTAACACTTTCATGACTGGTACGcacttcttctccaactcaaGATCTTGA
- a CDS encoding uncharacterized protein (unknown protein; Has 1807 Blast hits to 1807 proteins in 277 species: Archae - 0; Bacteria - 0; Metazoa - 736; Fungi - 347; Plants - 385; Viruses - 0; Other Eukaryotes - 339 (source: NCBI BLink).) yields the protein MQRLVKQKITIEIVDEVRLLPNAIFPVSGRRDNGERQTGERRVDQEQSRMYPNVVFSLCSEPATLKLKIRFGKLDAVDLRLLFCPLEMQ from the exons ATGCAGAGATTGGTAAAACAAAAG ATTACTATTGAAATCGTCGACGAAGTGCGTTTGTTGCCCAATGCCATCTTTCCAGTCTCCGGAAGAAGAGATAATGGAGAAAGACAAACAGGGGAGAGAAGAGTGGATCAGGAACAGAGTCGAATGTATCCAAA TGTCGTCTTCTCTTTATGCAGCGAGCCTGCGACactcaaattaaaaattcgGTTTGGAAAGCTTGATGCTGTGGACCTGAGGCTTCTGTTTTGTCCCCTTGAAATGCAATGA
- the SHI gene encoding Lateral root primordium (LRP) protein-like protein, whose amino-acid sequence MAGFFSLGHGGGGNTPDNHRTNTNNPSSSGTESWLWCRNPNSNADGGEAGPSYKGTLELWQHPNNQEIIFQQQQQQQQRLDLYTSAAGLGVGPSNRSLIETSGGALMMMRSGSGSGGPSCQDCGNQSKKDCSHMRCRTCCKSRGLDCPTHVKSTWVPAAKRRERQQQLSTGQQPQQLGGSVPKRQRERIPARSTSMAYTRIPSNNTSGLEVGNFPPEVSSSAVFRCVRVSSVDDEEEEYAYKTAVSIGGHVFKGVLYDQGPAERSSSGGGSQPLNLITAGPSASSSSPNVSCNNGVVGSTSDHYIDPASLNYPTPINTFMTGIMLM is encoded by the exons ATGGCAGGATTTTTCTCGTTAGGACACGGCGGAGGAGGAAACACTCCAGACAACCACAGAACAAACACTAATAATCCTTCTTCATCGGGAACAGAATCTTGGCTTTGGTGCagaaaccctaactctaacGCTGACGGTGGAGAAGCTGGTCCTTCTTACAAAGGAACCCTTGAGCTATGGCAACACccaaacaatcaagaaatcATTTtccagcagcagcagcaacagcaacaaaGGCTGGATCTTTACACTTCCGCTGCGGGTTTAGGTGTTGGACCGAGCAACCGGAGCTTAATTGAAACTTCCGGCGGTgcgttgatgatgatgagaagcgGTAGCGGTAGCGGCGGACCAAGCTGCCAGGATTGTGGGAATCAATCTAAGAAAGACTGCTCTCACATGAGATGTAGGACTTGCTGCAAGAGCCGTGGCCTTGACTGTCCCACTCACGTGAAGAGCACGTGGGTTCCTGCCGCTAAACGCCGAGAACGCCAGCAGCAGCTTTCTACCGGTCAGCAACCGCAGCAACTGGGAGGGAGCGTCCCTAAACGACAGAGAGAGCGTATCCCGGCGAGATCGACTTCCATGGCCTACACTCGTATACCTTCTAACAACACTTCAG GGTTGGAGGTTGGGAATTTTCCGCCGGAAGTTAGCTCGTCGGCAGTTTTTCGGTGCGTGCGTGTGAGTTCCgtagatgatgaagaagaagagtatgCATATAAAACAGCTGTGAGTATAGGCGGTCACGTCTTCAAAGGTGTTCTCTACGATCAAGGCCCGGCCGAGAGAAGCTCCTCGGGCGGTGGATCTCAGCCGTTGAATCTCATAACCGCAGGCCCATCGGCCTCATCATCAAGCCCAAACGTGAGCTGCAACAATGGAGTCGTTGGCTCCACTTCAGATCATTATATCGATCCTGCCTCACTTAATTATCCTACTCCCATTAACACTTTCATGACTG GTATAATGTTAATGTAA
- the SHI gene encoding Lateral root primordium (LRP) protein-like protein yields the protein MAGFFSLGHGGGGNTPDNHRTNTNNPSSSGTESWLWCRNPNSNADGGEAGPSYKGTLELWQHPNNQEIIFQQQQQQQQRLDLYTSAAGLGVGPSNRSLIETSGGALMMMRSGSGSGGPSCQDCGNQSKKDCSHMRCRTCCKSRGLDCPTHVKSTWVPAAKRRERQQQLSTGQQPQQLGGSVPKRQRERIPARSTSMAYTRIPSNNTSGLEVGNFPPEVSSSAVFRCVRVSSVDDEEEEYAYKTAVSIGGHVFKGVLYDQGPAERSSSGGGSQPLNLITAGPSASSSSPNVSCNNGVVGSTSDHYIDPASLNYPTPINTFMTERILKTDVGW from the exons ATGGCAGGATTTTTCTCGTTAGGACACGGCGGAGGAGGAAACACTCCAGACAACCACAGAACAAACACTAATAATCCTTCTTCATCGGGAACAGAATCTTGGCTTTGGTGCagaaaccctaactctaacGCTGACGGTGGAGAAGCTGGTCCTTCTTACAAAGGAACCCTTGAGCTATGGCAACACccaaacaatcaagaaatcATTTtccagcagcagcagcaacagcaacaaaGGCTGGATCTTTACACTTCCGCTGCGGGTTTAGGTGTTGGACCGAGCAACCGGAGCTTAATTGAAACTTCCGGCGGTgcgttgatgatgatgagaagcgGTAGCGGTAGCGGCGGACCAAGCTGCCAGGATTGTGGGAATCAATCTAAGAAAGACTGCTCTCACATGAGATGTAGGACTTGCTGCAAGAGCCGTGGCCTTGACTGTCCCACTCACGTGAAGAGCACGTGGGTTCCTGCCGCTAAACGCCGAGAACGCCAGCAGCAGCTTTCTACCGGTCAGCAACCGCAGCAACTGGGAGGGAGCGTCCCTAAACGACAGAGAGAGCGTATCCCGGCGAGATCGACTTCCATGGCCTACACTCGTATACCTTCTAACAACACTTCAG GGTTGGAGGTTGGGAATTTTCCGCCGGAAGTTAGCTCGTCGGCAGTTTTTCGGTGCGTGCGTGTGAGTTCCgtagatgatgaagaagaagagtatgCATATAAAACAGCTGTGAGTATAGGCGGTCACGTCTTCAAAGGTGTTCTCTACGATCAAGGCCCGGCCGAGAGAAGCTCCTCGGGCGGTGGATCTCAGCCGTTGAATCTCATAACCGCAGGCCCATCGGCCTCATCATCAAGCCCAAACGTGAGCTGCAACAATGGAGTCGTTGGCTCCACTTCAGATCATTATATCGATCCTGCCTCACTTAATTATCCTACTCCCATTAACACTTTCATGACTG AAAGGATCTTGAAGACGGATGTCGGATGGTGA